A region from the Nonlabens sp. YIK11 genome encodes:
- the crcB gene encoding fluoride efflux transporter CrcB, translating into MLKSLLFVFIGGGLGSCLRFAFSIWLNSDSIKWIPTLTVNVLGCLILGSVLALNDKSQLSESAFLLLAVGFCGGLTTFSTFSAELYFLLKQMAYLQAALYFLASTLLGITAIMISYQWIKSIA; encoded by the coding sequence ATGCTTAAAAGTTTATTGTTTGTCTTTATAGGTGGCGGTTTAGGCAGTTGTCTGCGGTTTGCCTTTTCCATCTGGTTAAATTCTGACAGTATCAAATGGATTCCAACACTTACGGTAAATGTGTTAGGATGTTTGATTTTGGGAAGCGTGCTTGCTCTAAATGATAAAAGCCAGCTGTCAGAATCTGCATTCCTACTGCTGGCTGTTGGTTTTTGTGGTGGTCTAACCACATTTAGCACCTTTTCTGCAGAGTTGTATTTCCTATTGAAACAAATGGCTTATCTGCAGGCGGCCCTATATTTTTTGGCAAGTACGCTGTTAGGTATTACTGCCATAATGATCTCTTATCAATGGATCAAGTCCATCGCTTAG
- a CDS encoding SRPBCC family protein yields MKALKYIFILLLVVIIAGAVYFSLQDGRYDVSRTAIIEAPKSLVYEQLSDFKKWENWDAYQDQEDINVTYSDQTAGVDGSYSFTDENGTGTVTITRLDPNKSMEMEMVYEHSLGTSKATIDYQIVEVENGSKVTMRAQGDQSLVEKVYTKITGTDMEQELGDMYDESLANLNTYLQKEMDEYTISPDGLIDYGGGYYLYMSTSSRLDNFSKLQSQILQKIRSYMQANNIDSYGAPMVIYEKFDETRENVIFSAGIPVKDRVITAVNSTILCGFQEPGRAVKVTLKGAYKYLPEAWQVGEGFITVNGLERSEQPPFEFYKTDSYKVVNPAEYLTEIYLPVL; encoded by the coding sequence ATGAAAGCCCTCAAATATATCTTCATTTTACTGCTTGTAGTCATCATCGCAGGCGCTGTATATTTCTCATTACAAGATGGTCGTTATGATGTGAGTAGAACTGCCATTATTGAAGCCCCTAAAAGCCTGGTGTACGAACAGCTATCTGATTTCAAAAAATGGGAAAACTGGGATGCTTATCAGGATCAAGAAGATATCAACGTAACCTATAGTGATCAGACTGCCGGTGTGGATGGCTCCTACTCTTTTACAGACGAGAACGGTACTGGAACCGTGACGATTACCAGACTTGATCCCAATAAATCCATGGAAATGGAGATGGTCTATGAGCATAGTTTAGGCACTTCAAAAGCTACTATTGATTACCAAATCGTAGAAGTTGAGAACGGTTCAAAAGTGACGATGCGTGCCCAAGGCGATCAATCACTCGTAGAAAAGGTATATACTAAAATCACGGGAACTGATATGGAGCAGGAATTAGGTGACATGTACGATGAGAGCCTGGCCAATCTAAATACCTATCTCCAGAAGGAAATGGATGAGTACACCATCAGTCCAGACGGATTGATCGATTATGGTGGCGGTTATTATTTATATATGTCCACGAGTAGTAGGTTGGATAATTTTTCCAAACTGCAATCACAGATCCTACAAAAGATCAGAAGTTATATGCAAGCCAATAACATAGATAGTTATGGTGCACCTATGGTGATCTATGAGAAGTTTGATGAAACCAGAGAAAATGTCATCTTCTCTGCAGGAATACCTGTAAAGGATCGCGTCATCACTGCAGTGAATTCTACCATATTATGTGGTTTTCAGGAGCCAGGACGCGCCGTAAAGGTCACTCTTAAAGGTGCCTACAAATATCTACCAGAAGCATGGCAAGTAGGCGAAGGTTTTATTACCGTCAACGGCCTTGAAAGATCTGAACAGCCACCATTTGAATTCTACAAAACAGACTCCTACAAGGTGGTAAATCCAGCAGAGTATCTTACGGAGATCTATTTACCAGTACTCTAA
- a CDS encoding tetratricopeptide repeat-containing sensor histidine kinase: MVKGILYSVFLLLFSLQVSSQSNLLDAIQEKHDIGAYKKAREILLKVDTTNFTRLEKSRFFFVHAVSHINIEGEMQETYKTLLKAKKLVGKKDLALLFEINDELIYSQYSLVQVESTANELMDENCLIAQKTQDPDQLIGCNSYRYMQIAQDDPLAYEKKLKLLHYSRVIAAKANLYRIAGNTIFNIAATHEFGQRYDSALFYYEKSKSFVENKNYIPTTIVYYSNLGYTYIQLKRYDEAIESLRKALELSESQDLKPYKSKILMNLGTAFTKMGDFEKSSEIYQKVIAYSNEKNESNRFNALQELETKYQVQERKLENAELNAANERQKVWIIATAGSAFALLLIGGFVYNNQRKKRRIALQEIEIERQRADNLMKNQELATIDAMIAGQEKERKKLASELHDDLGSSLTTIRLYFENLKNHFKEDTSKEIYTRTDKLLEETYATIRSMSHSRHNGVLASKGLIPTVQKLAQNLTDTGKIKVSVYSHDMDRTIENSLELNIFRMIQELLSNVVKHAGASVATVNIIGSKKSINLMVEDNGKGFEAKINQKADGMGLYSIEKRVEEMDGTMDIDSSAGHGTTITIEIPII, from the coding sequence ATGGTTAAAGGAATACTTTACAGTGTTTTTTTATTGCTTTTTTCTCTGCAAGTTTCTAGTCAATCGAATCTACTGGATGCCATCCAAGAGAAACATGACATAGGCGCATATAAAAAAGCAAGGGAAATTTTATTGAAGGTCGATACCACCAATTTCACTAGATTGGAAAAAAGTCGATTCTTTTTTGTCCATGCCGTTTCGCATATCAATATTGAAGGCGAAATGCAAGAGACCTACAAAACTCTTCTAAAGGCTAAAAAATTGGTCGGTAAAAAAGACTTAGCCTTGTTATTTGAAATTAACGATGAGCTGATCTATTCTCAATATTCGCTGGTACAAGTAGAGAGTACGGCAAATGAATTGATGGATGAAAATTGCCTGATCGCTCAAAAAACGCAAGATCCAGATCAATTGATAGGGTGTAACTCCTATCGTTATATGCAAATAGCTCAAGATGATCCTTTGGCCTATGAAAAAAAACTAAAATTATTACATTATTCAAGAGTGATTGCTGCTAAAGCAAACCTCTACAGAATAGCAGGCAATACGATATTCAATATAGCTGCAACACATGAGTTTGGACAACGATATGATTCTGCTTTATTCTACTATGAGAAGTCAAAATCTTTTGTTGAGAATAAAAATTATATTCCAACGACCATTGTGTATTATTCGAATCTAGGTTATACCTATATTCAACTTAAACGTTATGATGAGGCTATAGAATCCCTACGTAAAGCGCTGGAACTTTCTGAATCACAAGATTTAAAACCCTACAAGTCAAAGATTCTTATGAATCTAGGGACGGCCTTTACTAAGATGGGAGACTTTGAAAAGAGTAGCGAGATCTATCAAAAAGTCATCGCCTACTCCAATGAAAAAAATGAAAGCAATCGTTTTAATGCATTACAAGAACTAGAAACAAAATACCAAGTCCAGGAACGCAAACTTGAAAATGCAGAACTAAATGCTGCAAACGAGCGGCAAAAAGTATGGATCATCGCTACCGCAGGAAGTGCATTTGCACTATTACTTATAGGTGGTTTTGTCTATAACAACCAGCGTAAAAAACGCCGTATTGCCCTACAGGAAATTGAAATCGAGCGCCAGCGTGCCGACAACTTGATGAAAAACCAAGAATTGGCTACCATCGACGCCATGATCGCTGGTCAGGAAAAAGAGCGCAAAAAATTGGCAAGCGAGCTGCATGATGATTTGGGCAGTTCTTTGACGACCATCAGGCTCTACTTTGAAAACCTAAAAAATCATTTTAAAGAAGACACCTCAAAAGAGATTTATACCAGGACCGATAAGTTATTGGAAGAAACCTATGCCACCATTCGCAGCATGTCACACAGCCGGCATAACGGTGTGCTCGCCAGTAAAGGTCTAATCCCAACCGTTCAAAAACTGGCGCAAAACCTTACGGATACCGGTAAAATAAAAGTAAGCGTTTACAGTCATGATATGGACCGTACTATTGAGAACTCGCTGGAGCTCAATATATTTAGAATGATCCAGGAGCTGCTCAGCAACGTGGTAAAACATGCCGGCGCCAGTGTGGCAACCGTGAACATCATAGGTTCCAAAAAAAGTATTAACCTCATGGTAGAAGATAATGGAAAAGGCTTTGAAGCCAAGATCAATCAAAAAGCAGATGGAATGGGATTGTACAGTATTGAAAAAAGAGTAGAAGAAATGGATGGTACGATGGATATTGATTCCAGTGCTGGTCATGGAACCACCATAACTATTGAAATTCCCATCATATGA
- a CDS encoding DUF805 domain-containing protein — translation MADFNSPTSNADYQKPRYQRPEDGTVAAKGMMDYVKICFKKYADFNGRARRSEYWYFYLFNVLVFFALYIPVIALLVAESELVILPGILLTIYGIGIIIPSLAAVVRRLHDTGRSGWYYLLGLIPLVGGIIILIFTIEDSKPGTNEWGPNPKTVGNDNFENDAFA, via the coding sequence ATGGCAGATTTTAACTCACCTACATCCAACGCAGATTACCAAAAGCCAAGATACCAACGTCCCGAGGATGGCACTGTTGCCGCCAAAGGAATGATGGACTATGTCAAGATTTGTTTTAAGAAATATGCAGATTTTAACGGGCGTGCCCGCAGGTCTGAGTATTGGTATTTCTATCTATTTAATGTTCTAGTGTTTTTTGCTCTTTACATTCCAGTGATTGCTCTGCTTGTTGCAGAAAGTGAGCTGGTCATCCTACCGGGAATATTATTGACAATTTATGGAATAGGGATCATTATCCCAAGTCTCGCTGCCGTCGTGCGTCGTCTGCACGATACGGGTCGTAGTGGCTGGTATTACCTTTTAGGTTTGATACCACTCGTGGGCGGTATCATCATTTTGATTTTCACCATTGAGGACAGCAAACCAGGCACCAATGAATGGGGTCCTAACCCTAAAACCGTTGGCAATGACAATTTTGAAAACGATGCCTTTGCATAA
- a CDS encoding endonuclease/exonuclease/phosphatase family protein, translated as MNWRITFQIIGLIAALLSLVPLFAADFWWIRIFDFPHLQLTAFTLIAILLYFFTFKPRWIKDYVYIGILLGCFAFQMTKIYKFTPLSSDEVLESTEGISADKEITLFTANVLQSNKTSENLFKDIQDQNPDVILFTETNERWSNTIKSKIGQDYSFKVEQPQDNTYGMLLYSKLPIRNSSINFMVDNGIPSIDAQIQLKDGNWFQLLAIHPTPPMPQHNPKSTDRDTELMKTAIKSYNSDLPVVVLGDFNDVAWSDPTELTKKIGKLLDYRLGRGFYNTFHAQYPIIMRWNLDHILTSSEFRFKSAGTGSDYGSDHFPVFVTLTHEPELAKEQEASEPTDREWKRAKDQMSEKGIESFTELPPAFESLLDK; from the coding sequence ATGAATTGGAGAATTACTTTTCAAATTATAGGCTTAATTGCCGCGTTACTTTCATTAGTTCCATTGTTTGCTGCAGATTTCTGGTGGATTAGAATCTTTGATTTCCCGCACTTACAATTGACGGCTTTTACCTTAATAGCGATCTTGCTTTATTTCTTTACATTCAAACCGCGATGGATTAAAGACTACGTGTACATTGGGATTTTATTGGGTTGTTTTGCTTTTCAAATGACTAAAATCTACAAGTTTACACCCTTGAGCAGTGATGAGGTTCTGGAGAGTACTGAAGGAATTTCTGCAGATAAAGAGATCACTTTATTTACCGCTAATGTTCTTCAATCAAACAAGACTAGTGAAAACCTGTTTAAGGATATTCAAGATCAAAACCCAGATGTCATTCTTTTTACAGAAACCAATGAGCGGTGGTCAAATACCATAAAGAGCAAAATAGGCCAGGATTACAGTTTTAAGGTAGAGCAGCCACAGGATAATACCTATGGTATGTTGTTGTATTCAAAACTACCCATACGCAATTCCTCCATCAATTTTATGGTGGATAATGGTATACCTTCCATTGATGCACAAATACAGCTCAAAGATGGCAATTGGTTCCAGTTACTAGCTATACATCCAACTCCACCTATGCCGCAACACAATCCCAAGAGTACCGATCGTGATACTGAATTGATGAAGACGGCTATAAAAAGTTATAATTCAGATCTTCCCGTGGTGGTTTTAGGAGACTTTAATGATGTTGCCTGGTCAGACCCAACTGAGTTGACTAAGAAGATAGGTAAGCTACTGGATTATCGTCTAGGGCGTGGATTTTACAACACCTTTCACGCACAGTATCCAATCATTATGCGCTGGAATCTAGATCATATATTGACATCATCAGAATTTAGATTTAAGAGTGCAGGTACAGGATCAGATTACGGCAGTGATCATTTCCCGGTATTTGTGACTTTGACCCACGAGCCAGAGTTAGCTAAGGAACAAGAAGCATCAGAACCTACTGATCGTGAATGGAAACGTGCCAAGGATCAAATGAGTGAGAAAGGCATTGAAAGTTTTACAGAATTGCCACCAGCATTTGAGAGTCTATTAGATAAATAG
- a CDS encoding BamA/TamA family outer membrane protein → MTIYSCAVKKYVPEDELLLDSYNLEIKVDSAAVVEDVDLLKAELEKAISPVPNTKVLGLRPGLHYYYKVNVDSAGWFRKFMNKKIGEAPVYLSDVEEESTRDLIRNRLENRGFFFSNISSTVERNEDAKEATVGYQVNLPQPYTLETYQVDRDSIPFYDVLEEQVQSSPIQKGSRFDLSAMKLERERIDQNFKEKGYYNFNSGFLIFQADTNRYDNRKFDLFLKLKKDVPSKAVKPYRIKEINVYPHNIVGADSVAQDTTRFDNKNYIQDVEFFRVDRLDPFITLREGDLYSPEKSKATSRRLGSIGAYKFVNIEYTEVDSILNDSVNYLEANIYLSPLNKRAIRAELQGVTKSNDFAGPSLGLTFSNRNLFKGGEVLNLSAKAAYEVQIASNSQAGLTSTEFALGADLIFPRVIAPISFDSDVFEYSIPKTIISAEANLLNRSKLYGLLTFSGSFGYIWQANKYVTHEFDPIAINYVNLLYQSEEFDAILNDNAFLRTSFDQQFISGLNYSFTYNGMLRSNRKSLFFVNSNVDIAGNSISLLAQEGDPDPDGEVRDEFLGLEYAQYAKVDVDFRYHFITGKEQRIATRLFAGIGLPYGNSDVMPFSKQYFSGGAYSVRAFRTRSLGPGTYAPPATDNRSFFDQSGNLRLEANVEYRFPIFGYVKGAFFADAGNVWNTTNNGLPGGKFSGNFYNELGIGAGAGLRVDVQGFVIRFDLAAPLHDPSLPDGDRWVNDFANPVFNFAIGYPF, encoded by the coding sequence ATGACAATCTACAGCTGTGCCGTAAAAAAATACGTGCCAGAAGATGAATTGCTATTGGATTCCTATAATCTTGAAATTAAAGTAGATTCTGCCGCAGTAGTAGAAGATGTTGATTTGTTGAAAGCAGAGTTAGAAAAAGCGATTTCTCCTGTTCCCAATACTAAAGTATTGGGTTTGCGTCCTGGATTGCACTATTACTACAAAGTCAATGTGGATAGCGCTGGATGGTTCAGAAAATTCATGAATAAAAAAATAGGTGAGGCGCCTGTGTATTTATCTGATGTTGAGGAAGAATCTACAAGAGACCTGATCAGAAACCGGTTGGAAAATCGTGGTTTCTTCTTCAGCAACATTTCTTCTACTGTGGAACGAAATGAGGATGCCAAAGAAGCCACTGTAGGTTATCAGGTCAATTTGCCACAACCGTATACGCTCGAGACCTATCAGGTGGATCGAGACTCGATTCCGTTTTATGATGTGCTGGAAGAACAGGTGCAAAGTTCACCCATTCAAAAAGGATCGAGATTTGATTTATCTGCCATGAAATTAGAGCGTGAGCGTATCGATCAAAATTTTAAAGAGAAAGGATATTACAACTTCAATTCTGGTTTTCTCATCTTTCAAGCCGACACCAACAGGTACGACAATCGCAAGTTTGATCTATTTCTAAAGCTTAAGAAAGACGTGCCCAGCAAAGCGGTAAAACCCTATAGAATTAAGGAGATTAATGTCTACCCACATAACATCGTAGGAGCGGACAGCGTCGCACAGGACACTACTAGATTTGATAACAAGAACTACATTCAAGATGTAGAGTTTTTCAGGGTAGATCGACTGGATCCCTTTATCACACTTAGAGAAGGAGATTTGTATAGTCCAGAAAAGTCAAAAGCCACCAGCCGTAGACTAGGTTCCATAGGTGCGTATAAATTTGTAAATATTGAATATACTGAGGTCGATAGCATTTTAAATGACTCGGTTAATTATTTGGAAGCCAATATTTATCTATCACCACTCAACAAGAGAGCTATAAGAGCAGAGCTTCAAGGAGTGACAAAATCCAATGATTTTGCTGGTCCCAGTTTGGGTCTCACATTTTCCAATCGCAATCTATTTAAAGGTGGCGAGGTGTTGAATTTATCTGCAAAGGCAGCCTACGAAGTTCAAATAGCCAGCAACAGTCAAGCTGGTCTTACCAGTACAGAATTTGCGCTGGGCGCAGATCTGATTTTCCCTAGAGTGATTGCGCCCATATCATTTGACAGCGATGTTTTTGAGTATTCCATTCCTAAAACCATCATTAGTGCAGAGGCAAACCTTCTTAATCGTAGCAAGCTTTATGGGCTTTTGACCTTTTCGGGAAGTTTTGGATACATCTGGCAGGCAAATAAGTACGTGACGCATGAATTCGATCCCATTGCGATCAATTATGTCAACCTCTTATACCAAAGTGAAGAATTTGATGCCATTCTCAATGATAACGCTTTTTTAAGAACCAGTTTTGACCAGCAGTTCATCTCTGGATTGAATTATAGTTTTACTTATAACGGTATGCTGCGCAGCAATCGCAAGAGCCTTTTCTTTGTCAACAGTAACGTCGACATTGCTGGGAACTCTATTAGTTTGCTGGCTCAAGAAGGAGATCCAGATCCAGACGGCGAGGTGCGCGATGAATTCTTGGGACTGGAATATGCACAATATGCAAAAGTGGATGTAGACTTTAGATATCACTTTATCACGGGCAAGGAACAACGCATCGCCACCAGACTTTTTGCTGGAATAGGTCTTCCTTATGGCAATAGCGATGTGATGCCCTTTAGCAAGCAATATTTTTCGGGTGGTGCCTATAGCGTGCGGGCATTTAGAACCAGATCCTTAGGTCCAGGAACCTACGCACCACCAGCAACCGATAATCGATCCTTTTTTGACCAGTCTGGAAACTTGAGGCTAGAGGCAAATGTGGAATATCGCTTCCCTATTTTCGGGTACGTAAAAGGCGCCTTTTTTGCAGACGCTGGTAACGTATGGAACACCACAAACAATGGTTTGCCAGGCGGGAAATTCAGCGGGAATTTTTACAATGAGTTGGGTATAGGTGCTGGTGCTGGCCTGCGCGTGGACGTTCAGGGATTTGTGATACGTTTTGACCTGGCCGCACCGCTTCACGATCCATCCTTGCCAGATGGCGATCGCTGGGTAAATGACTTTGCAAACCCAGTATTCAACTTTGCGATAGGCTATCCTTTTTAA
- a CDS encoding response regulator transcription factor — protein sequence MIQLIIVEDHESLIDGLKLLFANDPDIEVVATAQDGVELIKLMEHKKAHVILTDISMPRMNGVEVCTKVKEINSSIKVIAFTMFDDDQAVRDMINAGADGYILKIRPLSVVREAIMSVMQGNTYMDSAITIMPSTYTSSSHAEDLLSSTEREILKLIAAGHQSSQIAEIRHCAVGTVHKHRKNMIQKLGLQGKGELMRYALQKHNHYK from the coding sequence ATGATACAGCTCATCATCGTAGAGGATCATGAATCACTCATTGATGGATTGAAACTTTTGTTTGCAAACGATCCAGATATTGAAGTGGTCGCCACGGCTCAAGATGGCGTTGAGCTTATAAAGCTTATGGAGCATAAAAAGGCTCACGTGATCTTGACAGACATAAGCATGCCCAGAATGAATGGCGTCGAGGTATGCACAAAAGTCAAAGAGATCAATTCCAGTATCAAGGTGATTGCCTTTACCATGTTTGATGATGATCAAGCCGTAAGGGACATGATCAACGCCGGCGCAGATGGTTATATTCTCAAAATCAGACCTCTATCAGTCGTCAGGGAAGCCATCATGAGTGTGATGCAGGGAAACACCTATATGGATAGCGCGATTACCATCATGCCGTCCACCTATACATCCAGCAGCCATGCGGAGGATTTACTATCAAGCACAGAGCGCGAGATTTTAAAACTGATTGCCGCAGGCCATCAATCCTCACAAATTGCCGAAATACGTCACTGCGCCGTGGGAACGGTCCACAAGCACCGCAAGAACATGATCCAGAAACTGGGCTTGCAAGGCAAAGGTGAATTGATGCGATATGCATTGCAAAAGCACAATCATTATAAATAG